One window of Saprospiraceae bacterium genomic DNA carries:
- a CDS encoding cytochrome c maturation protein CcmE: MKKSFLFTLSLIAVAIVLLISVSKDFSTYASFSKAAKSGDQVKLVGTLAKDQEIYYQPEKDANYFSFYLTDKDGETKKVILNAPKPQDFELSEQVVLTGSMKDDVFIAKSMLLKCPSKYKDEEIYIKSTTAL, translated from the coding sequence ATGAAAAAATCATTTCTATTTACATTAAGCCTGATTGCAGTAGCTATCGTGTTATTGATATCCGTATCCAAAGATTTTTCCACCTACGCCAGCTTTAGTAAAGCAGCAAAAAGTGGAGATCAGGTCAAATTGGTAGGCACCCTTGCAAAAGACCAGGAGATTTATTACCAGCCTGAGAAAGATGCAAATTATTTTAGCTTTTATCTCACAGATAAAGATGGCGAGACAAAAAAAGTGATCCTCAATGCTCCCAAGCCACAGGATTTTGAATTATCTGAACAAGTTGTATTAACCGGGAGCATGAAAGACGATGTTTTTATTGCAAAATCCATGTTGCTTAAATGTCCTTCAAAATATAAAGACGAAGAAATTTATATTAAGTCCACTACTGCCCTATGA
- a CDS encoding ATP-binding cassette domain-containing protein yields MIFFYVTTRLVHLSSESACTFAVYNAMPKHIIQAINLSISYPQKDLITGLNWTVDEQEWIEFSGPNGAGKTSLLNAFYGMPMKLSGQLNVLDFSLNPLSKEDLASLRRKIGYARQNLQLIPEKTVRANLLMALHATDRVQDFDFDGQVLWILEALGMSEKIKTPLAMLSQGEQHVIAIARALIHKPKLVFLDQSLDYLDDTSRKTVIQFIQNARESDRLTILSSAIKTWSQEITNCKSIKIENGILI; encoded by the coding sequence ATGATATTCTTCTATGTAACAACCAGATTAGTGCATCTTAGTTCGGAATCGGCTTGTACTTTTGCGGTTTATAACGCCATGCCAAAACACATAATTCAAGCCATTAATCTCAGTATTTCCTACCCGCAAAAGGATTTAATTACTGGCTTAAACTGGACAGTCGACGAACAAGAATGGATTGAATTTTCGGGTCCAAATGGAGCTGGGAAGACTTCACTATTGAATGCATTTTATGGAATGCCAATGAAATTAAGCGGACAGCTCAACGTACTCGATTTTTCCCTTAATCCCTTAAGCAAAGAAGATCTTGCGTCCTTAAGGCGAAAAATTGGATATGCGCGTCAAAACCTTCAATTGATACCTGAGAAAACGGTTCGAGCCAATTTACTAATGGCTTTACATGCAACCGACCGCGTCCAGGATTTTGATTTTGACGGTCAGGTGCTTTGGATACTTGAAGCACTTGGAATGTCTGAAAAGATTAAAACCCCGCTGGCGATGCTTTCACAAGGTGAGCAACATGTTATTGCCATTGCGAGAGCATTAATCCATAAACCTAAATTGGTATTTTTAGATCAAAGTCTTGATTATCTGGATGATACCAGTCGAAAAACTGTCATTCAATTCATTCAAAACGCCCGTGAATCAGACCGATTGACGATTCTATCCAGCGCGATTAAAACCTGGTCTCAGGAAATTACAAATTGCAAGTCTATTAAAATCGAGAACGGAATTCTGATTTAG
- the ffh gene encoding signal recognition particle protein gives MFESLNERLESALKTIKGEARLTELNIAEFIKEIRRALVEADVNYRIAKDFTDKIKDQALGTKNVLNAVKPGELMVKIVMDELVELMGGQAAGLNLNGNPAVVLIAGLQGSGKTTFSGKLALFLKSKKNKKILLTACDVYRPAAIDQLTVLAEQVGVEIFKDLEQKDPVLIAKNAIEYARNHKIDIVIVDTAGRTSVDEEMMDEIERIKQSIQPSETLFVVDSMTGQDAVNTAQAFHNRIQYDGVVLTKMDGDTRGGAALSIKYTIGKPIKFVSMGEKMETLDVFYPERMAQRILGMGDIVSLVEKAQEQFDETEAKKIEKKIKQNKFDFNDFVIQLQQIKKMGDLKSLLGMIPGAGKMLKDVNIDDKAFGKVEAIIQSMTPQERANPELLNMSRKNRIAAGSGKTIHEVNAFIKQFEEMRKMMFMFSKGQGMGNMMNQMRNMKR, from the coding sequence ATGTTTGAAAGTTTAAATGAACGATTGGAATCGGCCCTAAAAACCATCAAAGGGGAGGCCAGATTAACGGAGTTAAATATTGCAGAATTCATCAAAGAAATTCGAAGGGCATTGGTGGAAGCTGATGTGAATTACCGGATTGCCAAAGATTTTACGGATAAAATTAAGGATCAGGCACTGGGTACAAAAAATGTACTAAATGCGGTAAAACCAGGTGAATTGATGGTTAAAATTGTGATGGATGAGCTGGTAGAACTTATGGGAGGTCAGGCTGCGGGTTTGAATTTAAATGGGAATCCGGCAGTTGTTTTGATAGCAGGTCTTCAAGGATCTGGTAAAACCACATTTTCTGGAAAATTGGCCTTGTTTTTAAAATCAAAGAAAAACAAGAAAATCCTTTTGACAGCCTGTGATGTGTATCGCCCGGCAGCTATCGATCAATTGACTGTTTTAGCCGAACAGGTTGGCGTTGAAATATTTAAAGATCTTGAACAGAAGGATCCGGTTCTAATTGCTAAAAATGCGATTGAATATGCACGCAATCACAAGATTGATATTGTGATTGTGGACACTGCAGGTCGAACCTCCGTCGATGAAGAAATGATGGATGAAATCGAACGCATTAAACAAAGCATTCAACCATCAGAGACTTTATTTGTAGTGGACTCAATGACGGGGCAGGATGCCGTAAATACGGCTCAGGCATTTCATAACCGCATCCAATACGATGGGGTCGTGTTAACAAAAATGGATGGCGATACGCGTGGGGGTGCGGCACTTTCAATTAAATATACCATAGGCAAACCCATCAAGTTTGTTTCTATGGGGGAAAAGATGGAAACCCTCGATGTGTTTTATCCCGAAAGGATGGCCCAACGGATTTTGGGAATGGGGGATATTGTTAGCTTGGTTGAAAAAGCGCAGGAACAGTTTGATGAAACCGAAGCAAAAAAAATTGAAAAGAAAATCAAACAAAATAAATTTGATTTTAATGACTTCGTGATTCAACTTCAACAGATTAAAAAAATGGGAGATTTAAAAAGTCTCCTTGGAATGATACCCGGTGCTGGCAAAATGTTAAAGGATGTCAACATTGATGACAAAGCGTTTGGAAAAGTAGAAGCCATTATTCAGTCTATGACCCCACAAGAGCGAGCCAATCCCGAATTGTTAAACATGTCACGAAAAAATCGGATAGCTGCAGGTAGTGGTAAAACCATCCACGAAGTAAATGCCTTCATCAAGCAATTTGAGGAAATGCGAAAAATGATGTTTATGTTCTCAAAAGGCCAGGGAATGGGGAATATGATGAACCAAATGCGGAATATGAAGCGGTAG
- a CDS encoding T9SS type A sorting domain-containing protein — MQKLLVFGLLFCVSFTLKAQLQEGSTAPDFTVQDINGNSYSLYAMMGSNKAACLDFSATWCGPCWSFHQSGVLESVYNNLSNETTVVFLESDWGTNTNCLYGPSGCVGGTQGNWVSGTPYPIADLSLNNGPGVNNDYAIAYYPTLYVISPDKRAWLIKTRTYNEYANWITKSFKMTASAVVTNSTCGDNGKVVTTVTNGFGTISYKWSNGATTKDLTNIPGGTYSVTISDLNGYYIEKGPYVVNGPSKRVDITNATLTHVKCFNEPTGNIAILVDYGTPPYTYNWSNGDRTDNPLSLKAGSYTVTVTDNAACTRVKTYTLTQPTDVTLSSVAGLETCDSGNGFISCKASGGVPPYLFDIGLGNQGSNYFADLEGDQYYTVTVTDNNGCFETSRSFVGVTHKPIVNAGPDKNYDCLNDVISLDGSQSSQGANLITLWTTRNGKIFSGQESVTPEISKPGTYLLKITDASNGCLDVDSTQVLDKRIYPNVVLDRDTSLNCVMKVYEAKGSSKDSQTKFSWKKVYDTLFYKEGSKILVSDTGNYIFIVKDTINLCVSKDTIEIKVDQEKPIAAAQAEKDVSCINTEVIIDASQSSQGGNFIYQWQSVTGNIKSGAQTLYPVVDKGGDYHLNVKNIKNLCESDATVLVYQQTEPIALFDQSIDGLKLQFNDQSNGLPTSWNWNFGDGTTSIIQNPQHVFAKEGEFEVCLTVTNDCGQNIKCAKLLIGISAPLSLASYEIQHVSCFEGTDGSIKINIQGGVPPYRYLWNNTMQTKDLFQLQAGNYSVEVTDAQGTKITKGFLIKEPQAITLKDLTIIPSVAGLNTGSIELKLEGGVPQYTYKWSNGQDTNPLQNLAVGEYSCSVTDANQCVKTFGPFEIKEVTANIENQLIKLFKIEPNPVSEVFAIHVSLTQSTPYQLRMINSYGTQVWLNRQNNSKAIFELDANQFASGIYFITLSSEDIAQTIKLVIR; from the coding sequence ATGCAAAAGCTCCTCGTATTTGGTCTCTTGTTTTGTGTTTCGTTTACTTTAAAAGCGCAATTGCAGGAAGGAAGCACGGCTCCTGATTTTACAGTACAGGATATTAATGGAAATTCGTATAGTTTGTATGCAATGATGGGGTCTAATAAAGCAGCATGCCTCGATTTTTCAGCGACCTGGTGTGGACCCTGCTGGAGTTTTCATCAAAGCGGAGTACTGGAATCGGTTTACAATAATTTAAGTAATGAAACAACAGTGGTTTTCCTGGAATCAGATTGGGGAACCAATACCAATTGCTTATACGGTCCCAGTGGCTGTGTTGGCGGTACTCAAGGAAACTGGGTAAGTGGTACGCCATATCCAATTGCAGATCTTTCATTAAATAATGGTCCTGGGGTAAATAATGATTATGCTATTGCTTATTATCCTACCCTTTATGTAATATCTCCAGATAAACGGGCCTGGTTAATTAAAACCCGGACTTATAATGAATATGCAAATTGGATTACTAAAAGTTTTAAAATGACAGCAAGTGCTGTTGTAACAAATTCAACATGCGGGGATAATGGGAAAGTGGTTACTACAGTTACGAATGGTTTTGGCACCATCTCTTATAAATGGAGCAATGGAGCGACTACTAAAGATTTAACGAATATTCCGGGAGGGACTTACTCGGTTACGATTTCAGATTTAAATGGATATTACATTGAGAAAGGACCCTATGTGGTAAACGGTCCATCAAAAAGAGTCGATATAACCAATGCTACTCTAACTCACGTTAAATGCTTTAACGAACCCACTGGCAACATTGCGATACTGGTAGATTACGGTACTCCTCCATATACCTATAATTGGTCGAATGGAGATCGAACCGACAACCCTTTAAGTCTTAAAGCAGGTTCATATACCGTTACCGTTACAGATAATGCAGCTTGTACCAGAGTAAAAACGTATACTTTGACACAACCAACCGATGTTACCTTAAGCTCCGTTGCGGGTTTAGAAACCTGCGACAGTGGCAATGGATTTATTTCATGTAAAGCCTCCGGTGGAGTTCCGCCCTATCTGTTTGATATAGGCTTGGGAAATCAAGGAAGCAATTACTTTGCTGATTTGGAAGGAGATCAATATTATACCGTTACAGTTACTGATAATAATGGTTGTTTTGAAACTTCCAGATCTTTTGTTGGGGTCACCCATAAACCAATTGTAAATGCTGGACCTGATAAAAATTACGATTGTTTAAATGATGTCATTAGCCTTGATGGCTCTCAATCCAGTCAAGGTGCCAATTTAATTACTTTATGGACTACACGCAATGGTAAAATTTTTAGCGGACAAGAAAGTGTTACGCCAGAAATAAGTAAACCTGGAACCTATCTTTTAAAAATCACAGATGCTTCAAACGGTTGTTTGGATGTTGATTCAACCCAGGTTTTAGACAAACGGATTTATCCGAATGTAGTATTGGATCGCGATACGAGCCTGAATTGTGTTATGAAAGTCTATGAAGCGAAAGGCAGTAGCAAAGATTCACAAACTAAATTCAGTTGGAAAAAAGTTTACGATACCTTATTTTATAAGGAAGGTTCGAAGATTCTGGTAAGTGACACCGGAAATTATATTTTCATCGTAAAAGATACCATTAATTTGTGTGTTTCTAAAGATACCATTGAAATCAAAGTGGATCAGGAAAAACCGATTGCAGCTGCTCAGGCTGAAAAAGATGTTAGTTGTATCAATACTGAAGTCATTATCGATGCATCACAATCCTCACAAGGTGGAAATTTCATTTATCAATGGCAGTCTGTAACTGGAAATATAAAATCAGGGGCACAAACACTGTATCCTGTCGTAGATAAAGGAGGAGACTATCACTTAAATGTAAAGAATATTAAAAATTTATGCGAAAGTGATGCAACGGTTTTAGTTTACCAACAAACAGAACCAATAGCTCTTTTTGATCAAAGCATCGATGGATTAAAATTACAATTTAATGATCAGTCGAATGGCTTGCCTACTTCCTGGAATTGGAATTTTGGAGATGGAACTACAAGTATAATTCAAAATCCACAGCATGTATTTGCTAAGGAAGGTGAATTTGAAGTTTGTTTGACGGTAACTAATGATTGCGGCCAAAATATTAAATGCGCTAAATTATTAATAGGAATATCTGCTCCCCTTAGTTTAGCATCCTATGAAATTCAACATGTTAGTTGCTTTGAAGGAACAGATGGCAGTATTAAAATAAATATACAGGGTGGGGTTCCTCCTTATCGCTATTTATGGAACAACACCATGCAGACTAAGGATTTATTTCAACTACAAGCTGGAAATTATTCGGTAGAAGTGACCGATGCACAAGGAACAAAAATCACGAAAGGATTTTTAATAAAAGAGCCTCAGGCAATTACACTTAAAGATCTCACCATTATTCCAAGTGTTGCAGGACTCAATACGGGTTCTATTGAGTTGAAACTAGAAGGAGGAGTACCTCAATATACCTACAAGTGGTCAAATGGTCAAGACACAAATCCTTTGCAAAACTTAGCAGTAGGTGAATATTCTTGCAGTGTTACAGATGCAAACCAATGCGTTAAAACATTCGGGCCATTTGAAATTAAAGAGGTTACAGCAAATATTGAGAATCAATTAATCAAGCTGTTTAAAATTGAACCAAACCCAGTGTCGGAAGTATTTGCAATCCATGTTTCACTTACACAATCAACACCTTATCAACTTCGGATGATAAACAGTTACGGTACACAAGTTTGGCTTAATCGTCAAAATAACTCGAAGGCAATTTTTGAATTGGATGCAAACCAGTTTGCTAGTGGCATCTATTTTATTACTTTATCATCAGAAGATATTGCGCAAACGATAAAACTTGTAATCAGGTAA